Proteins encoded together in one Rhizobacter sp. J219 window:
- a CDS encoding lipopolysaccharide assembly LapA domain-containing protein, which translates to MRIFIWLVRAALFFVLLAFALNNQHEASLKWFFGHEWRTPMVFVVLAAFTLGCVFGVLAMVPSWWRARQAARQQPGDPTASSSVDSRSTDPALPSDARLLQHEL; encoded by the coding sequence ATGCGCATCTTCATCTGGCTCGTTCGAGCCGCCCTCTTCTTCGTCCTGCTCGCCTTTGCGCTGAACAATCAGCACGAGGCCAGCCTCAAATGGTTCTTCGGCCACGAGTGGCGCACGCCCATGGTGTTCGTCGTGCTCGCGGCCTTCACGCTCGGCTGCGTGTTCGGCGTGCTGGCGATGGTGCCGAGCTGGTGGCGCGCCCGCCAGGCGGCGCGCCAGCAGCCGGGCGACCCCACCGCCAGCTCCAGCGTCGACTCGCGCAGCACCGACCCCGCCCTGCCCTCCGACGCCCGACTGCTCCAGCATGAACTTTGA
- a CDS encoding integration host factor subunit beta — protein MTRSDLVAKLAEQFGQLTHRDTEFAVKTILDAMSDALARGHRIEIRGFGSFSINRRPPRMGRNPRSGEQVVIPEKLVPHFKPGKALREAVDARGDQQEAEAAAKAAAAAASAESAS, from the coding sequence ATGACGCGCTCCGATCTCGTTGCAAAGCTGGCCGAGCAATTCGGTCAACTGACCCACCGTGACACGGAGTTCGCCGTCAAGACCATCCTGGATGCGATGTCCGACGCGCTTGCGCGCGGGCACCGCATCGAGATCCGCGGGTTCGGCAGCTTCTCGATCAACCGCCGGCCACCGCGCATGGGCCGCAACCCGCGCTCCGGCGAGCAGGTGGTGATCCCCGAGAAGCTGGTGCCGCATTTCAAACCGGGCAAGGCGCTTCGCGAAGCCGTCGACGCCCGTGGCGACCAGCAGGAAGCCGAGGCCGCCGCGAAAGCAGCGGCAGCGGCCGCTTCTGCAGAGTCCGCCTCCTGA
- the rpsA gene encoding 30S ribosomal protein S1: MPQAQTAAPAGMESFAALFEESLNKSEMRAGEVITAEVVRVEHNFVVVNAGLKSEAYVPIDEFKNDQGETEVQPGDFVSVAIDAVENGYGDTILSRDKAKRLASWLSLEKALESGEFVTGTVNGKVKGGLTVLVNGIRAFLPGSLLDTRPVKDMSPFEGKTMEFKVIKLDRKRNNVVLSRRAVVEASMGEERAKLLGTLSEGAIVTGVVKNITEYGAFVDLGGIDGLLHITDMAWRRVRHPSEVVQVGQELQAKVLKFDAEKNRVSLGIKQLGDDPWHGVSRRYPQGTRLFGKVTNIADYGAFVEIEPGIEGLVHVSEMDWTNKNVAPSKIVSLGDEVEVMVLEIDEDKRRISLGMKQCKANPWEEFSGTVQRGDKVKGPVKSITDFGVFIGLAQGIDGLVHLSDLSWNEPGEAAVRNYKKGQEVEAIVLAVDVERERISLGIKQLDSDPFTSYTSVNDRGQIVTGKVKTVDARGAEIQLNDDVTGYLRASEISRDRVEDARNVLKEGDEVSALIINVDRKTRSIQLSIKAKDNADQQEAMQRLSASNERETAGTTSLGALLRAKLDNKDNG; the protein is encoded by the coding sequence ATGCCTCAAGCACAAACCGCCGCCCCCGCCGGGATGGAATCCTTTGCCGCCCTGTTCGAAGAATCTCTGAACAAATCGGAGATGCGCGCAGGCGAAGTCATCACGGCCGAAGTGGTGCGCGTCGAGCACAACTTCGTGGTGGTGAACGCAGGCCTCAAGTCCGAAGCCTACGTGCCCATCGATGAATTCAAGAACGACCAGGGTGAGACCGAAGTCCAGCCTGGCGATTTCGTCTCCGTCGCGATCGACGCCGTCGAAAACGGCTACGGCGACACCATCCTCTCACGCGACAAGGCCAAGCGCCTCGCCTCGTGGCTCTCGCTGGAGAAGGCCCTCGAGTCCGGCGAATTCGTGACCGGCACCGTCAACGGCAAGGTCAAGGGTGGCCTGACCGTCCTGGTGAACGGCATCCGCGCTTTCCTGCCCGGCTCACTGCTCGACACCCGCCCCGTGAAGGACATGTCGCCCTTCGAGGGCAAGACCATGGAATTCAAGGTCATCAAGCTCGACCGCAAGCGCAACAACGTCGTGCTGTCGCGCCGTGCCGTGGTCGAAGCCTCGATGGGTGAAGAGCGCGCCAAGCTGCTCGGCACGCTGTCCGAAGGCGCCATCGTCACCGGCGTGGTCAAGAACATCACCGAATACGGTGCGTTCGTCGACCTCGGCGGCATCGACGGCCTGCTGCACATCACCGACATGGCCTGGCGCCGTGTCCGCCACCCGAGCGAAGTGGTGCAGGTCGGGCAAGAGCTGCAAGCCAAGGTCCTCAAGTTCGACGCCGAGAAGAACCGCGTCTCGCTGGGCATCAAGCAGCTGGGTGATGACCCGTGGCACGGCGTGTCGCGCCGCTACCCGCAAGGCACCCGCCTGTTCGGCAAGGTCACCAACATCGCCGACTACGGCGCGTTCGTCGAGATCGAGCCGGGCATCGAAGGCCTGGTCCACGTCTCCGAAATGGACTGGACCAACAAGAACGTGGCTCCGAGCAAGATCGTCTCGCTGGGCGACGAAGTCGAAGTCATGGTCCTCGAGATCGACGAAGACAAGCGCCGCATCAGCCTGGGCATGAAGCAGTGCAAGGCCAACCCGTGGGAAGAGTTCTCGGGCACCGTGCAGCGCGGCGACAAGGTCAAGGGCCCCGTCAAGTCGATCACCGACTTCGGCGTGTTCATCGGCCTGGCACAAGGCATCGACGGCCTTGTGCATCTGTCCGACCTGTCGTGGAACGAACCCGGCGAAGCTGCGGTCCGCAACTACAAGAAGGGCCAGGAAGTCGAAGCCATCGTGCTGGCCGTCGATGTGGAGCGCGAGCGCATCTCGCTCGGCATCAAGCAGCTCGACAGCGACCCGTTCACCAGCTACACCTCGGTCAACGACCGTGGCCAGATCGTGACCGGCAAGGTCAAGACGGTCGACGCCCGTGGCGCCGAGATCCAGCTGAATGACGACGTGACCGGCTACCTGCGTGCTTCTGAAATCAGCCGTGACCGCGTCGAAGACGCACGCAACGTGCTGAAGGAAGGCGACGAAGTCTCCGCCCTGATCATCAACGTCGACCGCAAGACGCGTTCGATCCAGTTGTCGATCAAGGCCAAGGACAACGCCGACCAGCAAGAAGCCATGCAGCGCCTGTCGGCCAGCAACGAGCGTGAGACCGCCGGCACCACCAGCCTCGGCGCTCTGCTCCGCGCGAAGCTCGACAACAAGGACAACGGCTGA
- a CDS encoding bifunctional 3-phosphoshikimate 1-carboxyvinyltransferase/cytidylate kinase has protein sequence MYTTPFLDIPSLQSAHGTVRLPGSKSISNRVLLLAGLSRGTTTVYDLLDSDDTQVMLTALRQLGCDVQTDGTTVRITGLGGALSVKQAQLFLGNAGTAMRPLTAALSVLSAQGGGEFDLKGVPRMHERPIGDLIDALRQLGCTIDYLGEDGYPPLRLKGGALRTTDPIRVRGDVSSQFLTALLLALPLVSRANPITIEVVGELISKPYVEITLNLLQRFGIEVKRDGWQRFTIPQGSEYRSPGSIHVEADASSASYFIALGAIAGFESWPVRIEGVGSDSIQGDIRFIEAARLMGAEITSGPGWLEVRRGAWPLKAITLDCNHIPDAAMTLAVMALYADGTTRLTNIASWRVKETDRIAAMATELRKLGATVTEGADLIEITPPTAWTPAAIHTYDDHRVAMCFSLAAYNPVRQPVRILDPRCVGKTFPDYFETLFAVARTDTSAIPVITVDGPTASGKGTLASAVAQALGYHFLDSGALYRATALAAMQAGVAETDEAGLAAVAAGLKLRFAHQQIWLGGAEVSDELRREDVGAMASKVSVWPAVRAALLQLQLSHRRLPGLVADGRDMGTVIFPGAQLKVFVVASAAVRAERRHKQLISKGISTSIDVLRADLEARDARDKTRSASPLKPAVDALSLDNSELSVDQCVAKVLEWWQQRNPFGQA, from the coding sequence ATGTACACCACGCCGTTCCTCGACATCCCTTCGCTGCAATCGGCCCACGGCACGGTGCGGCTGCCCGGCTCCAAGAGCATCTCCAACCGTGTGCTGCTGCTGGCCGGCCTGAGCCGCGGCACCACCACCGTCTACGACCTGCTCGACTCCGACGACACGCAGGTCATGCTGACCGCGCTGCGCCAGCTCGGCTGCGATGTGCAGACCGATGGCACCACCGTGCGCATCACCGGCCTCGGCGGCGCGCTCTCGGTGAAGCAGGCGCAGCTCTTCCTCGGCAACGCGGGCACAGCGATGCGCCCCCTGACCGCGGCGCTGTCGGTTCTCAGCGCCCAAGGCGGCGGCGAGTTCGACCTCAAGGGTGTGCCGCGCATGCACGAGCGGCCGATCGGCGATTTGATCGATGCACTTCGCCAACTGGGCTGCACGATCGACTACCTCGGCGAGGACGGCTACCCGCCGCTGCGCCTGAAGGGCGGCGCACTGCGCACCACCGACCCGATCCGCGTGCGCGGCGACGTGTCGAGCCAGTTTCTCACCGCCCTGCTGCTCGCCCTGCCGCTGGTGTCGCGGGCCAACCCGATCACGATCGAGGTGGTGGGTGAGCTGATCTCCAAGCCCTACGTCGAGATCACGCTCAACCTGCTGCAACGCTTCGGCATCGAGGTGAAACGCGACGGCTGGCAGCGCTTCACGATCCCGCAGGGCAGTGAGTACCGCTCTCCGGGCAGCATCCACGTCGAGGCCGATGCCTCGTCGGCCTCGTACTTCATCGCCCTCGGTGCCATTGCAGGCTTCGAAAGCTGGCCGGTGCGCATCGAAGGCGTGGGAAGCGACTCGATCCAGGGCGACATCCGCTTCATCGAGGCCGCCCGTTTGATGGGCGCCGAGATCACCAGCGGCCCCGGCTGGCTGGAGGTGCGACGTGGCGCGTGGCCGCTGAAGGCGATCACGCTGGACTGCAACCACATCCCCGACGCAGCCATGACCTTGGCGGTGATGGCGCTCTACGCCGACGGCACCACGCGCCTGACCAACATCGCCAGCTGGCGCGTCAAGGAAACCGACCGCATCGCCGCGATGGCCACCGAGCTGCGCAAGCTGGGCGCCACCGTGACCGAAGGCGCCGATCTCATCGAGATCACGCCGCCCACCGCCTGGACGCCGGCCGCCATCCACACCTACGACGACCATCGCGTCGCGATGTGCTTCTCGCTCGCCGCCTACAACCCGGTCCGGCAGCCGGTGCGCATCCTCGACCCGCGCTGCGTGGGCAAGACCTTCCCCGACTACTTCGAGACCCTCTTCGCCGTCGCCCGCACCGACACATCGGCCATCCCGGTGATCACCGTCGACGGGCCGACCGCCTCAGGCAAGGGCACCCTCGCAAGCGCCGTGGCGCAGGCGCTGGGCTACCACTTTCTCGATTCGGGCGCCCTCTACCGCGCCACCGCCCTGGCCGCGATGCAGGCCGGCGTGGCCGAAACCGACGAAGCCGGACTCGCCGCCGTGGCCGCAGGCCTCAAGCTCAGGTTCGCCCACCAGCAGATCTGGCTGGGCGGCGCCGAAGTCAGCGACGAGCTACGCCGCGAGGACGTGGGCGCCATGGCCTCCAAGGTTTCGGTCTGGCCGGCCGTGCGCGCCGCCTTGCTGCAGCTGCAGCTCTCTCATCGCCGGCTGCCCGGCCTGGTGGCCGATGGGCGCGACATGGGCACCGTCATCTTCCCCGGCGCGCAACTCAAGGTCTTCGTCGTCGCCAGCGCCGCCGTACGGGCTGAAAGACGTCATAAGCAATTGATTTCCAAGGGGATTTCGACTAGTATCGATGTCCTTCGTGCTGACCTCGAAGCGCGCGACGCCCGGGACAAAACCCGCAGCGCCTCGCCCCTGAAGCCGGCCGTTGATGCGTTGTCGCTCGACAACTCCGAACTCTCGGTCGACCAGTGTGTCGCCAAGGTTCTGGAGTGGTGGCAGCAACGCAACCCGTTCGGCCAGGCCTGA
- a CDS encoding prephenate dehydrogenase/arogenate dehydrogenase family protein, giving the protein MFNQLGVIGCGLMGGSFALALKRAGLAKRVIGYSKSPSTTERAKKMGVIDDTAESALLAVSGSDIVIMAVPVSASEATFKAIRHLVEPGVLFMDVGSTKRDVVDAARRVLKERVSSFVPAHPIAGKEVSGVAHADASLYAGRQVIITPLPQTDAELVQKATDVWSAIGAQVLRMTPENHDAAFAAVSHLPHMLAFAFFNSVAKQPAGRDFLSLAGPGFRDFTRIAASDPEVWRDILMSNREEILKQSMRFRHTLDALEHVIKTSNVEALEDLIRSASDARANWQMGAGKSGSSR; this is encoded by the coding sequence ATGTTCAACCAGCTTGGCGTGATTGGATGCGGCCTGATGGGCGGCTCCTTCGCACTCGCCCTCAAGCGGGCCGGTCTGGCCAAGCGCGTCATCGGCTACAGCAAGTCTCCTTCGACGACCGAACGCGCCAAGAAGATGGGCGTGATCGACGACACCGCCGAATCGGCGCTGCTCGCCGTCTCGGGGTCCGACATCGTGATCATGGCCGTGCCGGTGTCGGCCAGCGAAGCCACATTCAAGGCCATCCGCCATCTGGTGGAGCCTGGCGTGCTCTTCATGGACGTGGGCTCGACCAAGCGCGACGTCGTGGATGCGGCCCGGCGCGTGCTGAAGGAGCGCGTCAGCTCGTTCGTGCCCGCCCACCCGATCGCCGGCAAGGAAGTCTCGGGCGTTGCCCATGCCGATGCCTCGCTTTACGCCGGCCGCCAGGTCATCATCACCCCGCTGCCGCAGACCGATGCCGAGCTGGTGCAGAAGGCGACCGACGTGTGGTCGGCCATCGGCGCGCAAGTGCTGCGCATGACGCCGGAGAACCACGACGCCGCGTTCGCTGCCGTGAGCCACCTGCCGCACATGCTGGCGTTTGCCTTCTTCAACTCGGTGGCCAAGCAGCCGGCGGGGCGTGATTTCCTGTCGCTCGCCGGTCCGGGCTTCCGCGACTTCACCCGCATCGCCGCGAGTGACCCCGAGGTCTGGCGTGACATCCTGATGTCGAACCGGGAAGAGATCCTCAAGCAGTCGATGCGCTTCCGGCACACGCTGGATGCGCTCGAACACGTCATCAAGACCAGCAACGTCGAAGCGCTCGAAGACCTGATCCGCAGCGCCTCGGATGCCCGCGCCAACTGGCAAATGGGCGCCGGCAAGTCCGGGTCGTCTCGCTGA
- the pheA gene encoding prephenate dehydratase codes for MSDLSPAPNPELLALRTQIDAVDRELLALLNRRARLAQEVGEVKKREGSVAFRPEREAQVIDGMKAVNPGPLLGESVAPIWREIMSACRALETPTRVAYLGPAGTFSEEAALGFFGSSIVKIPCASFDEVFHVTTSGAADFGVVPVENSTEGVVTRSLDLFLTTPLFIIGETSLFVQHNLLRKENSLAGIEAVVAHPQALAQCHGWLGTHLPNVERRPVASNAEGARLAAADPKLAAIASARAGSEFGLHLIAPAIQDEANNRTRFAVVTHPGRHPQPRASGHDCTSLVVSVTNRPGAVHDMLVPLKQHGVSMTRFESRPARSGQWEYYFYIDLQGHPDQPHVATALRELREACAFFKLLGTYPIDVH; via the coding sequence ATGTCTGACCTTTCCCCCGCCCCGAACCCCGAGCTGCTGGCCCTCAGAACGCAGATCGACGCGGTTGATCGCGAGCTGCTCGCACTCCTGAACCGGCGCGCACGGCTGGCACAAGAGGTCGGCGAGGTCAAAAAACGCGAAGGCTCTGTGGCCTTCCGCCCCGAGCGCGAAGCCCAGGTCATCGACGGCATGAAGGCCGTCAATCCCGGCCCGCTGCTGGGCGAAAGCGTCGCGCCGATCTGGCGCGAGATCATGTCGGCCTGCCGTGCGCTCGAAACACCTACGCGCGTGGCGTACCTGGGGCCCGCCGGCACCTTCAGCGAAGAAGCGGCACTTGGCTTCTTCGGGTCGTCGATCGTGAAGATCCCGTGCGCGAGCTTCGACGAGGTCTTCCATGTCACCACCTCGGGCGCGGCCGACTTCGGCGTGGTGCCCGTCGAGAACTCGACCGAAGGCGTGGTGACGCGCTCGCTCGACCTTTTCCTGACCACCCCGCTCTTCATCATCGGCGAGACCAGCCTCTTCGTGCAGCACAACCTGCTGCGCAAGGAGAACTCGCTGGCCGGCATCGAAGCCGTCGTGGCCCACCCGCAGGCCCTGGCGCAGTGCCACGGCTGGCTGGGCACGCACCTGCCGAACGTCGAACGCCGGCCCGTCGCCAGCAACGCCGAAGGGGCGCGGCTCGCTGCAGCCGACCCCAAGCTCGCCGCGATCGCGAGCGCCCGCGCGGGCAGCGAGTTCGGCCTTCACCTGATCGCCCCCGCGATCCAGGATGAAGCCAACAACCGCACGCGCTTCGCCGTCGTCACCCACCCTGGCCGCCACCCGCAGCCGCGCGCCTCGGGCCACGACTGCACGAGCCTCGTGGTTTCGGTGACCAACCGGCCCGGCGCGGTGCACGACATGCTGGTGCCGCTCAAGCAGCACGGTGTGTCGATGACGCGCTTCGAATCCCGCCCCGCCCGCTCGGGCCAGTGGGAGTACTACTTCTACATCGACCTGCAAGGTCACCCCGACCAGCCGCACGTGGCCACCGCGCTGCGCGAGCTGCGGGAAGCCTGCGCATTCTTCAAGTTGCTCGGCACCTACCCGATCGACGTGCATTGA
- the gyrA gene encoding DNA gyrase subunit A, whose protein sequence is MTQFAKETLPISLEEEMRRSYLDYAMSVIVGRALPDARDGLKPVHRRVLYAMHELNNDWNRPYKKSARIVGDVIGKYHPHGDQSVYDTAVRMAQDFSMRHMLIDGQGNFGSVDGDNAAAMRYTEIRLAKIAHEMLADLDKETVDFGPNYDGSEKEPLVLPTRLPNLLVNGSGGIAVGMATNIPPHNLNEVVDACLHLLKNPQATIDELIEIIPAPDFPTAGIIYGTSGVREGYKTGRGRVVMRAKCHFEDIDKGARQAIIVDEIPYQVNKKNLLERMAELVHEKKLEGISHIQDESDKSGMRVVIELKRGEVPEVVLNNLYKQTQLQDTFGMNMVALIDNQPKLCNLKDLIAIFLEHRREVVTRRTVFELRKARERGHVLEGLAVALANIDEFIETIKTSATPPIAKAALMSKSWDSSLVREMLARAEKETAGGRDAYRPENLPREYGMQPDGLYRLSDDQASEILQMRLQRLTGLEQDKIVGEYKEVMAQIADLLDILATPSRVTTIISDELQAIKLEFGQTKIGARRSTIEHNAQDLGTEDLITPTDMVVTLSHTGYIKSQALSEYRAQKRGGRGKQAAQTKEDDWIDQLFIANTHDYILCFTNRGRVYWLKVWEVPQGSRASRGKPIVNMFPLQPGEKVNVVLPLTDGFRSFPADHFVFFATAQGVVKKTSLDEFSNPRKAGIIAVDLDEGDYLIGAALTDGKHDVMLFSDGGKAVRFDEDDVRPMGRGARGVRGMMLDDGQSVIAMLVAEDETQSVLTATENGYGKRTSIVEYTRHGRGTKGMIAIQQSERNGKVVAATLVRPADEIMLITDKGVLVRTRVSEIRELGRATQGVTLIALDDGAKLSGLQRIVENDANSGDEPTSESTEE, encoded by the coding sequence ATGACCCAGTTCGCCAAGGAAACCCTGCCGATCAGCCTCGAAGAGGAGATGCGGCGTTCGTACCTCGACTACGCGATGAGTGTGATCGTGGGGCGTGCCCTGCCCGATGCGCGCGACGGCCTGAAGCCCGTGCATCGGCGCGTGCTCTACGCGATGCACGAACTGAACAACGACTGGAACCGGCCCTACAAGAAGTCGGCTCGTATCGTCGGCGACGTCATCGGCAAGTACCACCCGCACGGCGACCAGTCGGTGTACGACACCGCGGTGCGCATGGCGCAAGACTTCTCGATGCGCCACATGCTCATCGACGGCCAGGGCAACTTCGGCTCGGTCGACGGCGACAACGCCGCGGCCATGCGGTACACCGAAATCAGGTTGGCGAAGATCGCACACGAGATGCTCGCTGATCTCGACAAGGAGACGGTGGACTTCGGGCCGAACTACGACGGCTCGGAAAAAGAGCCTCTCGTGCTGCCGACGCGCCTGCCCAATCTGCTCGTCAACGGCTCGGGTGGCATCGCGGTCGGCATGGCCACCAACATCCCGCCGCACAACCTCAACGAAGTCGTGGATGCCTGCCTGCACCTCTTGAAGAACCCGCAGGCCACGATCGACGAGCTGATCGAGATCATCCCCGCGCCTGACTTCCCCACCGCCGGCATCATCTACGGCACGAGCGGCGTGCGCGAGGGCTACAAGACCGGCCGCGGCCGCGTCGTGATGCGCGCCAAGTGCCACTTCGAAGACATCGACAAGGGTGCGCGCCAAGCCATCATCGTCGACGAGATCCCGTACCAGGTGAACAAGAAGAACCTGCTCGAGCGCATGGCCGAGCTGGTCCACGAGAAGAAGCTCGAAGGCATCAGCCACATCCAGGACGAGTCCGACAAGTCCGGCATGCGCGTGGTGATCGAGTTGAAGCGCGGCGAGGTGCCCGAGGTGGTGCTGAACAACCTGTACAAGCAGACGCAGCTGCAGGACACGTTCGGCATGAACATGGTGGCGCTGATCGACAACCAGCCCAAGCTGTGCAACCTGAAGGACCTGATCGCGATCTTCCTGGAGCACCGCCGCGAGGTCGTCACCCGCCGCACGGTGTTCGAGTTGCGCAAGGCGCGCGAGCGTGGCCACGTGCTGGAAGGCCTGGCCGTGGCACTGGCCAACATCGACGAGTTCATCGAGACCATCAAGACCTCGGCCACACCGCCGATCGCGAAGGCCGCGCTGATGAGCAAGTCGTGGGACTCGTCGCTGGTGCGCGAGATGCTCGCCCGCGCCGAGAAGGAAACGGCCGGCGGCCGCGACGCCTATCGCCCCGAGAACCTGCCGCGCGAATACGGCATGCAGCCCGACGGGCTCTATCGCCTGTCGGACGACCAGGCCAGCGAAATCCTGCAGATGCGTCTGCAGCGCCTGACCGGCCTGGAGCAGGACAAGATCGTCGGCGAGTACAAGGAAGTGATGGCGCAGATCGCCGACCTGCTCGACATCCTGGCCACGCCGTCACGCGTGACGACGATCATTTCCGACGAGCTGCAAGCCATCAAGCTCGAGTTCGGCCAGACCAAGATCGGCGCGCGCCGCTCGACCATCGAGCACAACGCCCAAGACCTCGGCACCGAAGACCTGATCACGCCCACCGACATGGTGGTCACGCTCTCGCACACCGGCTACATCAAGAGCCAGGCCTTGAGCGAATACCGCGCGCAGAAGCGTGGCGGTCGCGGCAAACAGGCGGCGCAGACCAAGGAAGACGACTGGATCGACCAGCTCTTCATCGCCAACACACACGACTACATCCTGTGCTTCACCAACCGAGGTCGCGTCTACTGGCTAAAGGTGTGGGAAGTGCCGCAAGGCTCGCGCGCCTCGCGCGGCAAGCCTATCGTCAACATGTTCCCGCTGCAGCCGGGCGAAAAGGTCAACGTGGTGCTGCCGCTGACCGACGGCTTCCGCAGCTTTCCGGCCGATCATTTCGTCTTCTTCGCCACCGCGCAGGGCGTGGTCAAGAAGACCTCGCTCGACGAGTTCAGCAACCCACGCAAGGCCGGCATCATCGCCGTCGACCTTGACGAAGGCGACTACCTCATCGGCGCGGCGCTCACCGACGGCAAGCACGACGTGATGCTCTTCAGCGACGGCGGCAAGGCCGTGCGCTTCGACGAAGACGACGTGCGCCCCATGGGCCGCGGCGCTCGCGGTGTGCGCGGCATGATGCTCGACGACGGTCAGAGCGTGATCGCGATGCTGGTGGCCGAAGACGAGACCCAAAGCGTGCTCACCGCCACCGAAAACGGGTATGGCAAGCGCACGTCCATCGTCGAGTACACCCGCCACGGCCGGGGAACCAAAGGCATGATCGCGATCCAACAGAGCGAGCGCAATGGCAAGGTCGTCGCCGCCACCCTGGTGCGGCCGGCCGACGAGATCATGCTCATCACCGACAAGGGCGTGCTCGTGCGCACCCGAGTCTCCGAGATCCGCGAGCTCGGTCGCGCGACGCAAGGTGTCACGCTGATCGCCCTGGACGATGGCGCCAAGCTGAGCGGCCTGCAACGCATCGTCGAGAACGATGCCAATTCGGGCGACGAGCCCACCTCTGAAAGCACTGAAGAATGA
- the ompA gene encoding outer membrane protein OmpA encodes MKKLNKVASLFASATLAVSVSSAFAQAKNVDNWTSAFGLPWKAGAADLCWRDAFWTPASAHPSCDGAPKAAPAPAPAPAPAPAPAPAPAPAPAAPAPVAPPPPAPAPVAPPAPVSEKVTFAADAFYDVGKSVLKPDAKAKLDDLVSKTSGVNLEVIIAVGHTDSDGSPAANQKLSVARAESVKNYLVSKGIEANRVYTEGKGESSPVADNKTKEGKSKNRRVEIEVVGTRTRK; translated from the coding sequence ATGAAGAAACTGAACAAGGTCGCATCGCTCTTCGCATCGGCCACGCTCGCCGTCTCGGTGAGTTCCGCGTTTGCACAAGCCAAGAACGTGGACAACTGGACCAGCGCATTTGGCCTGCCGTGGAAGGCTGGCGCTGCTGACCTGTGCTGGCGCGACGCGTTCTGGACGCCTGCCTCGGCCCACCCGTCTTGCGATGGCGCCCCCAAGGCTGCTCCGGCACCTGCTCCCGCTCCTGCCCCGGCGCCTGCTCCCGCCCCGGCACCTGCTCCGGCCCCGGCTGCTCCGGCGCCTGTGGCTCCGCCTCCTCCGGCTCCCGCTCCTGTGGCTCCGCCCGCCCCGGTCAGCGAAAAGGTCACCTTCGCTGCTGACGCTTTCTATGACGTGGGCAAGTCGGTGCTGAAGCCGGACGCCAAGGCCAAGCTCGACGACCTGGTCAGCAAGACCTCGGGTGTGAACCTCGAAGTCATCATTGCCGTGGGTCACACCGACTCCGATGGTTCGCCTGCCGCGAACCAGAAGCTGTCGGTGGCTCGCGCCGAGTCGGTGAAGAACTACCTGGTCAGCAAGGGCATCGAAGCCAACCGTGTCTACACGGAAGGCAAGGGCGAAAGCTCGCCGGTCGCCGACAACAAGACCAAGGAAGGCAAGTCGAAGAACCGCCGCGTCGAGATCGAAGTGGTCGGTACCCGTACCCGCAAGTAA
- the ubiG gene encoding bifunctional 2-polyprenyl-6-hydroxyphenol methylase/3-demethylubiquinol 3-O-methyltransferase UbiG, which produces MINADPQELSKFSELAHRWWDPDSEFRPLHEINPLRLEWINGLAPLAGRRVVDVGCGGGILADSMARKGAQVLGIDLASKALKVAQLHAAEAGTPSIEYREVAVEALAEEKPGQFDTVTCMEMLEHVPDPFSVVRACAALVKPGGSVFFSTINRNPKSFLFAIVGAEYMLKLLPRGTHEYARFIRPSELAQWCRDAGLSLGQTRGMEYNPLTRRYSLSADVSVNYLFACTKPA; this is translated from the coding sequence ATGATCAATGCCGATCCGCAGGAACTGAGCAAATTCAGTGAACTGGCCCATCGCTGGTGGGACCCGGATAGCGAATTTCGCCCGCTTCATGAAATCAATCCACTTCGACTTGAATGGATCAATGGCCTTGCCCCATTGGCAGGGCGGCGTGTGGTGGATGTTGGGTGCGGCGGCGGCATCCTCGCGGATTCGATGGCGCGCAAGGGCGCTCAGGTCCTGGGCATCGACCTCGCCAGCAAGGCGTTGAAGGTGGCGCAGCTGCACGCCGCGGAAGCCGGCACGCCGTCGATCGAGTACCGCGAAGTGGCGGTCGAGGCACTGGCCGAAGAGAAGCCGGGACAGTTCGATACCGTCACCTGCATGGAGATGCTCGAGCATGTGCCTGACCCGTTCTCGGTGGTGCGTGCCTGTGCCGCGCTCGTCAAGCCCGGCGGGTCGGTCTTCTTCTCGACGATCAACCGCAACCCCAAGTCTTTCCTCTTCGCGATCGTCGGCGCCGAATACATGCTCAAGCTGTTACCACGCGGCACGCACGAGTACGCCCGCTTCATCCGGCCAAGCGAGCTGGCGCAGTGGTGCCGCGATGCAGGCCTTTCGCTGGGGCAGACGCGAGGCATGGAATACAACCCGCTGACCCGCCGCTACTCGCTCTCGGCTGACGTCAGCGTGAATTACCTCTTCGCGTGCACGAAGCCGGCGTGA